In one window of Solanum pennellii chromosome 2, SPENNV200 DNA:
- the LOC107008652 gene encoding transcription factor MYB16, with the protein MGRSPCCDKVGLKKGPWTPEEDQKLLAYIEEHGHGSWRALPTKAGLQRCGKSCRLRWTNYLRPDIKRGKFTLQEEQTIIQLHALLGNRWSAIATHLPKRTDNEIKNYWNTHLKKRLVKMGIDPVTHKPKNDALLSNDGQSKNAANLSHMAQWESARLEAEARLARQSKLRSNSYQNSLASQEFTAPSPSSPLSKPVVASARCLNVLKAWNGVWTKPMNEGSVASANAGISVTGALARDLESPTSTLGYFENAQHITSSGIGGSSNTVLYEFVGNSSGSSEGGIMNNDESEEDWKEFGNSSTGHLPQYSKDVINENSISFTSGLQDLTLPMDTTWTTESSRSNTEQISPANFVETFTDLLLSNSGDGDLSEGGGTESDNGGEGSGSGNPNENCEDNKNYWNSIFNLVNNPSPSDSSMF; encoded by the exons ATGGGTCGATCTCCGTGTTGTGACAAAGTTGGCCTGAAAAAAGGACCTTGGACACCTGAAGAAGATCAAAAACTCTTAGCTTATATCGAAGAACATGGTCATGGTAGCTGGCGCGCATTACCTACCAAAGCTG GACTTCAAAGATGTGGTAAGAGTTGCAGGCTCAGGTGGACTAATTACCTTAGGCCTGATATCAAGAGAGGAAAATTCACTTTACAAGAAGAACAAACCATCATTCAACTTCATGCTCTCTTAGGGAATAg GTGGTCGGCCATAGCCACTCATTTACCCAAACGAACAGATAATGAGATCAAGAATTATTGGAATACTCATCTCAAGAAACGGCTAGTGAAAATGGGGATCGACCCAGTGACCCACAAGCCGAAGAACGATGCCTTGTTGTCCAATGACGGTCAGTCTAAAAACGCAGCTAACCTTAGCCACATGGCTCAGTGGGAAAGTGCCCGGCTAGAAGCCGAAGCTAGACTCGCTAGACAATCTAAACTCCGGTCCAATAGTTACCAAAATTCACTCGCATCTCAAGAATTTACCGCTCCTTCACCTTCTAGTCCTCTTAGTAAACCCGTTGTGGCCTCAGCACGTTGTCTCAACGTGCTGAAAGCCTGGAACGGTGTTTGGACCAAACCAATGAATGAAGGTTCGGTCGCGAGTGCTAATGCTGGTATTTCAGTTACGGGAGCACTCGCGAGGGATTTGGAATCTCCTACTTCTACACTAGGCTATTTCGAAAATGCGCAACATATTACATCATCAGGAATTGGAGGAAGTTCTAATACAGTTTTGTATGAATTTGTTGGAAATTCATCAGGGTCTAGTGAAGGTGGAATTATGAATAATGATGAAAGTGAAGAAGATTGGAAGGAATTTGGGAACTCATCAACTGGACATTTGCCTCAATACAGTAAAGATGTTATTAAtgaaaattcaatttcattcaCGTCAGGACTACAAGATTTAACTCTACCAATGGACACAACATGGACAACAGAATCCTCAAGGTCAAATACAGAGCAAATTTCCCCTGCCAATTTTGTGGAAACATTTACAGATCTATTGCTTAGCAATTCCGGCGACGGCGATTTATCGGAAGGCGGTGGCACGGAATCCGATAACGGAGGGGAAGGTAGTGGCAGTGGAAATCCAAATGAGAACTGTGAAGATAACAAGAATTACTGGAATAGCATTTTTAACTTAGTGAATAATCCTTCTCCATCTGATTCATCTATGTTCTAA